In the genome of Segatella copri, one region contains:
- a CDS encoding sigma-70 family RNA polymerase sigma factor, with protein MRNLNEMTDEELALAYVEGNNKAFDLLLAHNEVKLFSYIMFVVHDEEVANDIFQETFVKAIVKLQNGAYSPNGKFGAWLMRIAHNVIIDGYRDQKHQRIVDQKNNNDLSGLKGDGVIDSYVERELVREQIMGDVKKLMMFLPANQREVVYMRYYQDMSFREIAETTNVSINTSLGRMRYAILNLRRMAKEHHISLQLD; from the coding sequence ATGAGAAATCTGAATGAAATGACAGATGAGGAATTGGCCTTGGCTTACGTCGAGGGCAACAATAAGGCTTTTGACCTTTTGTTGGCTCACAACGAAGTGAAGCTCTTTTCCTATATCATGTTTGTAGTACACGATGAGGAAGTGGCGAATGATATCTTTCAGGAGACTTTCGTCAAAGCCATCGTCAAGCTCCAGAATGGTGCCTACTCACCTAATGGTAAGTTTGGTGCATGGCTCATGCGCATTGCGCATAACGTCATCATTGATGGATACCGTGACCAGAAGCATCAGCGCATCGTTGACCAGAAGAACAACAACGACCTGTCGGGTCTGAAGGGAGACGGTGTGATAGATAGCTACGTGGAGCGCGAGCTGGTGCGTGAGCAGATTATGGGCGACGTGAAGAAGCTCATGATGTTCTTGCCTGCCAACCAGCGTGAAGTGGTTTACATGCGATATTACCAGGATATGTCGTTCAGGGAAATCGCCGAGACCACCAATGTAAGCATCAATACCAGTCTGGGCCGTATGCGCTATGCAATCCTCAACCTTCGCAGAATGGCTAAGGAGCACCATATCAGTTTGCAGCTGGACTAA